The sequence TAACAGGAAATACCGATGCTTTTGAAAGAGAAAAGGATAACTTTATGAAGGTATATCCAAACAGTAATTTAAGAGGAACTATAACAAATCTTACTACTAATATGTATATAGAAAGTGGAGATACTGATAAAGCAATAGAATCTTTAAATAATTCAAGCTCAAATACTGATAATGTTGCTGTTAAGGAAACTAATACTACTAAGATAATAACTTTAAAATTACAAAAGAAAGACTATAAAGATATAGAAAAATATATAGCAGAATTACCAACAGAAGAAGAGAGAGCTTACTATTCAGCACAATATTATGCTGCTAAAAAAGATTCAAAAGTGGTAAAAGAATATGAAGCATTACTACAATATGATAAATATAAGGCCTATGCTTCAAAAGGTCTAGGAGATTATTACTTTGATAAGAAGGATTTAGCAAAGGCTAAAAAATATTATGGAACTTATGCCACTGTAAATAAAAATCCAGATGAATATATCTTATATAGATTGGGACAAGCTAATGAAAAAGAAAATAACTTAAAAATGGCTTTAACTGATTATAAGGCTGTATATTCTAAAAATGGTAAACTTGCTAATGATGCTATGTTAAGAGCAGCAGAAATCTATGATAAACAAGAAAATGTAGTAGAGGCTGAAAAGTTATTTACAAAATTATATGCAGTAAAGAATAATAAAGATTTAAAAGCTTACTCTATTGAAAAATTGATTTATTATAAACTTGTAAAAGAAAATACAAAAGAAGCTAAAAAGTTATATGATGAACTTAGAAAACTAGATGCTAAAAGAGCAGAAAAATTTAAAGCATACTTTTAAAATAATATAAAAAAAGTTCGTTACTAGCCAGATTTCTTAACGGATAAAAATTAAGAATTCGCTGCAAATTTGACAAACTTGCTGACAAGTCAGCTTCAAACAAGTCAAGATTTGCTCGGCTCATTCTATTTAATTTTTATCCTAAAATCTGGAATATAACTCACTTGTTTTTACTATTATTTATTGATTGTAAAAGGAGGAAGTGGATAAAATGAGTAAAAAATTGTTAGCATTATTTTTAGTATTAGGACTAATGACTTATGCAGAAGATACAGAAACAGTAGTTAATGACACAGCTACAACTGAAAGTTCAGCAGAAGAAAATGTTGCTACTACTGAGCTTACTAAACAAGTAACTAGTGAAAATAATCAACAATTAGATGTAAAAGAAATAGATACAGAAGATTTAATACTTCAAAATCAAAATTTGGAATCATCTTCTGTAAATATAACAGGAGAAAATTTAAAAGAAAATGGAGACAAAGTTAAAGTTAACCAAGAAAATTCTGCTACTTTAGAGGAAGAATTATCAAGAGGAGTAGAGAAAAAAGGATTCTTCAGAAGAGTTTTAGATAAATTATTCGGTTAATCATATTTGTGAAAGGATGAAATAGGAATGCAAATACTTAAAGCAGGTGGAATATTAATGTATTTTATTCTCTTAATGGGAATAATTGGACTTTATGCAGTATTAGAAAGATTTTCATATTTTTTAATAAAAGAAAAAAATAATTTTTCCAAGTTACCCTCAGATGTTAGACAATTAATAAATGAAGGTAAGATAAAAGAAGCAATAGTTGCTTTAAATTCTAATAAATCATCAACCTCAGTGGTTTTAAAAGAAATATTGATTTATGGATATAAAGAAAATAAGGAAACTTTATCTGCACTTGAAGAAAAAGGTAAAGAAAAAGCAATAGAACGAATAAAATCATTGGAAAGAAATATGTGGCTTCTTTCATTAGCTGCTAATGCTTCACCATTGTTGGGATTGTTAGGAACAGTTACAGGTATGATAAAAGCATTTAATTCAATAGCATTAAATGGGACAGGAGATGCAGGAGTTTTAGCAAAAGGTATATCAGAAGCACTATATACAACAGCAGGAGGGCTTATTGTAGCTATACCTTGTATGATATTTTATAATTATTTTAATAAAAAAATTGATTTAATAGTGAGTGATATAGAAAAAACTTGTACAGAGTTGTTGAACCATTTCAGAGAGTAGGTGTGAGTAAATGAAATTAGAAAGAATAAAAAGAAGAAGTGGTGGAACATTAGTTCTTGAAATAACACCACTTATAGATGTAGTTTTTCTTTTACTTATTTTCTTTATGTTGGCAACAAGTTTTGATGAAAGATCAGCTTTTAAAATAGATTTACCTAAGTCTACTGCTGCAAAAACAAAAAGTACATTAAAAGAAGTACAAGTTTTAGTTGATAAGGACAAAAATGTATATTTAAGATATACAGATAATTCTGGAAAATCTCAAAATGAGAAATTAGATTTAACAAGTTTTGTTTCAGTTGTATCTGAAAAATTAAATAACTCTGAAAATAAGGATGTAATAATTTCAGCTGATAAAAATATTGATTATGGATTCATTGTTGAAATAATGAGTTTATTAAAAGAATCAGGAGCAAGTGCTATAAATATAGATACTGCAATACAAAGTAGGTGATAAAAATGAAGAAAAATGACTATATTTGTTTATTTTTATCAATAGTTATAAATATAGCAATTGTTTTTGTATTGGCGATGTTTTTAACAGATGAAACAGTGGAAACAGATGAGATAAAAATTGGTTTGGTAGCAGTTGAATCTGATGCAAGTACAAGATTTAAAGGTGAGAAGAATGTAGATGCTAAAAAACAAAATTTAGAAGCAGATAGTATAGAGAAAAAAGAAGAAAATAAGCCTCAAGAAGAAAAACCAGAAAAGAAAGTAGAAGAAGACAAAAAAGCTGAAAAAACAGTTCAAGTTGAAGATAAACCTAAAACAACTCCTAAAAAGGAAAAACCTTCATTAGCAGATTTGAAGAAACAAATATCTGATTCACAGCCTAAAACTTCAAATGGAGGTTTTAGTCCAAGTGCTGACCCAGATGGAGAAGAAGTTGTAGATAGGGTTTTACAAAATGTAACTTATTCAAATGGTTTAGTGTCAGGAAGTAAAATGGGAAATTCAGAAGGTGGGCTTTTAGTTGACTGGAATGATTCTAATAGAGCACCAGAATTTCCTCAATCTGCAAGAGCTTCTGGAAAACATGGCAAAATAAAAATTAAATTAAAAGTTGATAAAGCTGGGAATGTTTTATCTTATGTTATAGTAGAAGGAAGTGGAGTGCCAGAAATAGATGCTTCTGTTGAAAGAGTTGTAGGAAGTTGGAGAGTAAAACTTCTAAAAAAAGGTAAGCCTGTAAATGGAACATTTTATCTAAATTATAATTTTAATTTTAAATAAAAAGTGGAGGGGTAATATGTTGTTATTAGGTTTTCGTCTTGACAATGACTTAAAATTAGAGTTCGAAAATAATTTTGAAAATGATTTAGTATTTGTAGAAAATATCATGTCTTTTATGGAAGCTATAAAAAGTAGAAAATATGAAGCAATAGTTATAGATGAAAGAAATTCCAAAGAAGAAGCACTAATCAATTTAATTGTCAAAGTTACAGAGATTCAAAAAAAAGCAGTTATAATTATTTTGGGAGAAACTTCAAATTGGAGGATTATTGCAGGAAGTATAAAAGCTGGAGCCTATGACTATATATTAAAACCAGAGCTACCTAGAACTATTGTAAGAATAGTAGAAAAATCAGTAAAAGATTATAAAGGACTTGTAGAAAGAGTTGATAAAACTAAAAGTACAGGTGAAAAGTTAATAGGTAGAAGTAAACTTATGATAGACCTTTATAAAGTTATTGGAAAGGTTGCAAACAATTCTGCACCAGTTTTAGTGACAGGAGAAAGAGGAACAGGAAAAACAAGTGTTGCTAAAGCAATACACCAATTCAGTAATGTTTATGATAAACCTCTTATAAGTATAAATTGTAATTCATATAGAGCAAATTTATTAGAAAGAAAACTATTTGGTTATGAAAAAGGTTCATTTGAAGGAGCTGCATTTAGCCAATATGGTGAATTAGAAAAAGCTGAGGGAGGAATACTTCATTTAGCAAATATAGAATCCTTAAGCCTTGATATGCAATCAAAAATATTATTTTTATTGGAAGAAAATAAATTTTTGAGATTGGGTGGAATGGAGCCAATAAATGCCTTTGTAAGAATAATAGCTTCTACAAGTGTGAATTTAGAAGAACTTATTGAAAAAGGATTATTTATAGATGAGCTTTATAGAAAACTGAAAGTTTTAGAAATAGATATACCTAATTTAAAAGAAAGAAAAGAAGATATACCTTTTATCATAGATCACTATATGGCAGAATGTAATCAAGAAATGAATAAGAATATAAAAGGTGTTACTAAGGTAGCATTAAAAAAGATAATGAGATACGATTGGCCAGGTAATGTAAATGAATTAAAAAACGCTATAAAATATGCAGTTGCAATGTGTAGGGGTTCTAGTATCTTAATAGAAGATTTGCCACCTAATGTTGTTGGAGAAAAGATTTTAAATGGAAAAGAAGAATCTAAGACTGTATCTATTGAAAATCTTGTTAAAAATGAAATAAATCAATTAAGAAGTAAAAATAAGAAAAGAGATTATTATTTTGAAATAATATCAAAGATTGAAAAAGAAATTATTAAACAAGTCCTTGAAATTACTAATGGCAAAAAGGTAGAAACAGCCGAAATTTTAGGTATTACAAGAAATACTTTAAGAACAAAAATGAATTATTATGATTTGGAGTAAAAAATGCATATTACACTTTATAGAAAATATAGACCAAGTAGCTTTTCAGAAGTATCTGGTGAAAATGAAATAGTAAAAAGTTTAAAGTTATCTTTAAAAAATAAATCTATGGCACATGCTTATCTTTTTTCAGGTCCAAGAGGAGTAGGGAAAACAACTATTGCAAGACTTATTGCAAAGGGTGTAAACTGTCTTAACTTAAAGGAAACTGGTGAACCTTGTAATGAGTGTAAAAATTGTAAGGCAATAAATGAAGGAAGATTTTCTGATTTAATAGAAATAGATGCTGCTTCTAATAGAAGTATTGATGAGATTAGAAGCTTAAAGGAAAAGATTAACTATCAGCCAGTTGAAGGTTTAAAAAAGGTATACATAATAGATGAAGCACATATGCTTACTAAGGAGGCTTTTAATGCACTTTTAAAAACATTGGAAGAGCCACCTGCACATG is a genomic window of Fusobacterium nucleatum containing:
- a CDS encoding MotA/TolQ/ExbB proton channel family protein, translating into MQILKAGGILMYFILLMGIIGLYAVLERFSYFLIKEKNNFSKLPSDVRQLINEGKIKEAIVALNSNKSSTSVVLKEILIYGYKENKETLSALEEKGKEKAIERIKSLERNMWLLSLAANASPLLGLLGTVTGMIKAFNSIALNGTGDAGVLAKGISEALYTTAGGLIVAIPCMIFYNYFNKKIDLIVSDIEKTCTELLNHFRE
- a CDS encoding ExbD/TolR family protein — protein: MKLERIKRRSGGTLVLEITPLIDVVFLLLIFFMLATSFDERSAFKIDLPKSTAAKTKSTLKEVQVLVDKDKNVYLRYTDNSGKSQNEKLDLTSFVSVVSEKLNNSENKDVIISADKNIDYGFIVEIMSLLKESGASAINIDTAIQSR
- a CDS encoding energy transducer TonB yields the protein MKKNDYICLFLSIVINIAIVFVLAMFLTDETVETDEIKIGLVAVESDASTRFKGEKNVDAKKQNLEADSIEKKEENKPQEEKPEKKVEEDKKAEKTVQVEDKPKTTPKKEKPSLADLKKQISDSQPKTSNGGFSPSADPDGEEVVDRVLQNVTYSNGLVSGSKMGNSEGGLLVDWNDSNRAPEFPQSARASGKHGKIKIKLKVDKAGNVLSYVIVEGSGVPEIDASVERVVGSWRVKLLKKGKPVNGTFYLNYNFNFK
- a CDS encoding sigma-54-dependent transcriptional regulator, which gives rise to MLLLGFRLDNDLKLEFENNFENDLVFVENIMSFMEAIKSRKYEAIVIDERNSKEEALINLIVKVTEIQKKAVIIILGETSNWRIIAGSIKAGAYDYILKPELPRTIVRIVEKSVKDYKGLVERVDKTKSTGEKLIGRSKLMIDLYKVIGKVANNSAPVLVTGERGTGKTSVAKAIHQFSNVYDKPLISINCNSYRANLLERKLFGYEKGSFEGAAFSQYGELEKAEGGILHLANIESLSLDMQSKILFLLEENKFLRLGGMEPINAFVRIIASTSVNLEELIEKGLFIDELYRKLKVLEIDIPNLKERKEDIPFIIDHYMAECNQEMNKNIKGVTKVALKKIMRYDWPGNVNELKNAIKYAVAMCRGSSILIEDLPPNVVGEKILNGKEESKTVSIENLVKNEINQLRSKNKKRDYYFEIISKIEKEIIKQVLEITNGKKVETAEILGITRNTLRTKMNYYDLE